One Ignavibacterium album JCM 16511 genomic region harbors:
- the ptsP gene encoding phosphoenolpyruvate--protein phosphotransferase produces the protein MKSFKEIISQAQNKIPGIAAAPGIVIGKAYLFTKEKIEISKAPITDIDEAIKNLNEALAQSKKELQKIFQIAKEKMDDTRAGIFEAHLMILDDPVLLNTIIERIKKEKVQPEFIVADEISKYQELMIISNESYMKERAQDIEDIKNRIIRNLQKKRLHSKIEDGVIVVSETLTPADTLLFSKHNSLGFVTDHGGLTSHAAIISRSLNIPAVVGTHNATQIIEDGRIIIVDGFHGYVFYEPTQEQINFYSEKQKRLVELQKGLEEYKDKEAITSDGKKISVEANVDVSGEIDIVISSGANGIGLYRSEQILDELGEFPNEEEQTTIYSKLASRMYPLFCTIRAFDIGGDKFRFQDYKEPNPFLGLRGIRFLLENETLFRTQVRAILRASNHKNIRLMLPMVSTIDEIWRSKKIIDECKKELRKDKIEFDNKIKIGIMIEVPSAAVMAKDFASEVDFFSIGTNDLIQYLMAVDRGNDLVADLYQEFSPVVVRTIHHIVQGAKEFNTPVSLCGEMAADTLAIPLLVGLGLDSLSMSPATILYAKRIINSFSYKKAKAMAEECLTFKTQHEIEERIKKFFEENKITRTRNII, from the coding sequence ATGAAATCATTTAAAGAAATAATATCACAAGCTCAGAATAAAATTCCTGGTATTGCTGCAGCTCCAGGAATTGTCATTGGGAAAGCATATCTCTTCACGAAAGAAAAAATCGAGATCTCAAAAGCTCCTATAACCGATATTGACGAAGCAATAAAAAACCTTAATGAAGCACTAGCACAATCAAAAAAAGAACTGCAGAAAATTTTTCAGATTGCAAAAGAAAAAATGGATGATACCAGAGCAGGAATTTTTGAAGCTCATCTTATGATACTTGATGATCCAGTGCTGCTCAATACAATTATCGAACGGATTAAAAAAGAAAAAGTACAACCTGAGTTTATTGTTGCAGATGAAATTTCCAAATATCAGGAACTAATGATTATCTCGAATGAATCTTATATGAAAGAAAGAGCTCAGGATATTGAAGATATAAAAAACAGAATCATAAGAAATCTTCAGAAGAAAAGATTACATTCAAAAATTGAAGATGGTGTTATTGTTGTCAGTGAAACTCTTACTCCGGCTGACACTCTGCTTTTCTCAAAACACAATTCACTCGGATTTGTAACTGACCACGGAGGACTCACTTCTCACGCTGCAATAATTTCAAGATCACTTAACATTCCCGCTGTAGTTGGAACTCACAATGCTACACAGATAATCGAAGACGGAAGGATAATTATTGTTGATGGTTTTCACGGATATGTTTTTTATGAACCTACTCAGGAACAAATTAATTTCTACTCCGAAAAACAAAAACGATTAGTTGAACTTCAGAAAGGTCTGGAAGAATACAAAGACAAAGAAGCAATTACATCCGATGGCAAGAAGATAAGTGTTGAGGCAAATGTTGATGTGAGCGGAGAAATTGATATTGTTATTTCAAGTGGTGCAAATGGTATAGGCCTCTATCGTTCAGAACAGATTCTTGATGAACTTGGTGAATTTCCGAATGAAGAAGAGCAAACTACAATCTACTCAAAACTTGCCAGCAGAATGTACCCGCTTTTCTGTACCATAAGAGCGTTCGACATTGGCGGAGATAAATTCCGTTTTCAGGATTATAAAGAACCAAATCCTTTTCTTGGTTTGCGCGGGATCAGATTCCTGCTTGAGAATGAAACTCTGTTCAGAACTCAGGTGCGAGCAATTCTTAGGGCAAGTAATCATAAAAATATAAGACTTATGCTACCAATGGTTTCAACGATTGATGAAATCTGGCGTTCAAAAAAAATTATTGATGAATGCAAAAAGGAATTGAGAAAAGACAAAATTGAATTCGATAATAAAATTAAAATCGGAATTATGATTGAAGTTCCTTCAGCGGCAGTAATGGCCAAAGATTTTGCAAGCGAAGTTGATTTTTTCAGCATCGGTACAAACGATTTAATTCAGTATCTGATGGCTGTTGACCGTGGGAATGATCTTGTTGCAGATTTATATCAGGAATTTTCTCCTGTTGTTGTAAGAACAATTCATCACATTGTTCAAGGTGCAAAAGAATTTAACACACCTGTAAGTCTTTGCGGAGAAATGGCAGCTGATACACTTGCAATTCCTTTACTTGTTGGACTTGGTTTGGATTCATTAAGTATGTCACCGGCAACAATACTTTATGCAAAGAGAATAATCAACTCATTCTCTTATAAGAAAGCAAAAGCAATGGCTGAAGAATGTTTAACTTTTAAAACTCAACACGAGATTGAAGAAAGAATTAAAAAATTCTTTGAAGAAAATAAAATTACAAGAACCAGAAACATTATTTAG
- a CDS encoding HPr family phosphocarrier protein: protein MIEKKVKIINKAGLHTRPAATIVKMASKYKCDFFINRDGMSINGKSIIGVMTLAAEMGSELTLVFDGEDEQQAAEEIVSYFERGFDEL from the coding sequence ATGATCGAGAAAAAAGTTAAAATTATTAATAAAGCAGGGCTTCATACAAGACCTGCTGCAACTATTGTTAAAATGGCTTCAAAATATAAATGTGATTTTTTTATAAATCGTGATGGAATGAGCATCAATGGAAAAAGCATCATCGGAGTAATGACACTTGCTGCTGAAATGGGTTCGGAACTGACACTTGTTTTTGATGGAGAAGATGAACAACAGGCAGCAGAAGAAATCGTTTCATATTTCGAAAGGGGATTTGATGAACTATGA
- a CDS encoding polyprenyl synthetase family protein has translation MKKFNPLKYAALYEEERKKIDKLLASSLKKRKPKTLYEPASYILQSSGKRLRPLLVLLSAKAAGGKFKDVYNAAVAVEIMHNFTLVHDDIMDNADLRRGNQTLHKKYDLNTAILAGDSLLSIAYEYLLKDCNGNTKAAVSAFTQGLIEVCEGQSMDTDFETRDNVQLKEYILMITKKTAAMAKMCCELGAILVDGKKSDIKSLSDYGLNLGIAFQIQDDLLDIIGEIDKFGKTVGGDLIAGKKTFLFIKAFEKAEGQDKIDLQKMMDNKGIRPEEVQHYKNIFEKLGVLEDAKNEIRKYTNRALSSIDMISRKSETGIFHWLADSLIKRNR, from the coding sequence TTGAAAAAATTTAATCCATTAAAGTACGCTGCACTTTATGAAGAAGAACGAAAGAAGATTGATAAATTACTCGCTTCTTCGTTAAAGAAAAGAAAACCTAAAACACTTTACGAACCGGCTTCATACATTTTACAAAGTAGTGGCAAAAGACTCAGACCATTACTTGTGCTGCTTTCAGCAAAAGCAGCCGGTGGAAAATTTAAAGATGTTTACAACGCAGCAGTTGCCGTTGAAATAATGCACAACTTTACACTCGTTCACGATGATATTATGGATAACGCAGATCTGAGAAGAGGAAATCAAACTCTTCATAAAAAATATGATTTGAACACAGCAATACTTGCAGGTGATAGTTTACTTTCAATTGCTTATGAATATTTGCTTAAAGACTGTAATGGTAATACAAAAGCTGCCGTGAGTGCTTTTACACAGGGCTTGATTGAAGTTTGTGAAGGTCAAAGTATGGATACTGATTTTGAAACAAGAGATAATGTTCAGCTGAAAGAATACATTCTGATGATTACCAAGAAAACTGCTGCGATGGCTAAAATGTGTTGTGAGCTTGGTGCAATTTTAGTTGATGGAAAAAAATCTGATATTAAATCACTTTCAGATTATGGATTGAATCTTGGAATCGCGTTTCAGATTCAGGATGATTTGCTGGACATTATTGGTGAGATAGACAAATTTGGTAAAACTGTTGGTGGTGATCTGATTGCCGGTAAAAAAACTTTTCTCTTCATAAAAGCTTTTGAAAAAGCTGAAGGACAGGATAAAATTGATTTGCAGAAGATGATGGACAATAAAGGTATCAGGCCCGAAGAGGTTCAGCATTACAAAAATATTTTTGAAAAACTTGGAGTTCTTGAAGATGCGAAGAATGAAATAAGAAAATACACAAACAGAGCCTTGTCTTCAATAGATATGATTTCCAGAAAATCAGAAACAGGAATTTTTCATTGGTTAGCAGATTCACTAATTAAAAGAAACAGATGA
- the fni gene encoding type 2 isopentenyl-diphosphate Delta-isomerase: MSESASNTSQRKSEHIRLCLTNEVSFRQKTNGFENYEFIHSAITEVDLNKISFQKKLFGKKINYPFLISCMTGGTSEAENINSMLTEVAEEVKIPIGVGSQRQALENAYFHNSYKIIRSKAKSVPVLGNIGAAQLVHLNVKEIQKLVDMLDADAFVVHLNPLQELLQPEGEPYFVGLLNKLESLCKKISVPVIAKEVGAGIEKISAKRLLDTGIKGIDVAGAGGTSWAGVELIRKNEIENPFWDWGLPTAYCIRTVSELKKNYDFILIGSGGINSASEMAKAFALGADLTASARIVLQKLLNEGPEHVRIMIESWFKHLKGVMFLTNSQKLSDLKKNKILKKELLT; this comes from the coding sequence ATGAGTGAGTCGGCTTCAAATACTTCTCAACGAAAATCTGAACACATTCGTTTGTGTCTGACTAATGAAGTTTCTTTCAGGCAGAAAACAAATGGATTTGAAAATTATGAGTTCATCCATTCCGCAATAACTGAAGTTGACTTAAATAAAATTTCATTTCAAAAAAAACTTTTTGGTAAGAAGATAAATTATCCTTTTCTGATTTCCTGTATGACCGGCGGAACATCTGAAGCTGAGAATATAAACAGTATGCTTACTGAAGTTGCTGAAGAAGTGAAGATTCCGATTGGTGTCGGGAGTCAGCGTCAGGCACTTGAGAATGCATATTTTCATAACTCATACAAAATAATCCGCAGCAAAGCTAAAAGCGTTCCCGTTTTGGGGAACATTGGAGCTGCTCAACTTGTTCACCTGAATGTTAAAGAAATTCAGAAACTTGTTGATATGCTTGATGCCGATGCTTTTGTTGTTCATCTAAATCCTTTGCAGGAATTACTTCAACCTGAAGGTGAACCATATTTCGTTGGATTACTTAATAAATTAGAATCACTCTGCAAAAAAATTTCTGTACCTGTTATCGCAAAAGAAGTTGGAGCAGGAATAGAAAAAATTTCAGCAAAAAGATTACTCGATACCGGCATTAAAGGTATTGATGTTGCAGGTGCAGGTGGAACAAGTTGGGCCGGAGTTGAACTAATCAGAAAGAATGAGATTGAAAATCCTTTTTGGGATTGGGGACTTCCAACTGCTTATTGTATAAGAACCGTAAGTGAACTTAAAAAGAATTACGATTTTATTTTAATTGGCTCTGGTGGAATTAACAGTGCATCTGAAATGGCCAAAGCATTTGCTCTCGGAGCTGATTTAACTGCATCTGCAAGAATAGTTTTGCAAAAGCTTTTGAATGAAGGACCTGAACATGTGAGAATAATGATTGAAAGTTGGTTCAAACATCTTAAGGGAGTAATGTTTCTTACTAACTCTCAGAAATTATCTGATCTGAAAAAAAATAAAATTCTAAAAAAGGAATTATTGACTTGA
- the pabB gene encoding aminodeoxychorismate synthase component I has protein sequence MKISEIVNKVLSKPYSAFFYTPPIYPNAKSFLFDKPSEILTIYGLNDFEPMLSKADKKIAKNLFGYATLNYELGYLFEQRLHKFLREDKPLAHLVFFNDKNVKEINSESIKLSAELNFIVSDFHLNTSKTEYINSIRKIKKYIADGDTYQINYTVKGKFNFEGDIASFLSNLIFNQSAKYIAIINLAEEIIISISPELFFETNLRNIITKPMKGTITRGVSYQDDQMKKHELENSIKNQAENVMIVDLLRNDLGRICEFGSVQSTKLFEIEKYESLYQMISTVKGKLKKSVKFSEIIKNIFPCGSVTGAPKIRTMEIIRELEKEERGIYTGAIGLMLGKNLVFNVAIRTIQFNREMKNGTIGLGSGVVWDSKPDKEYNEVLLKSNFLIKPEPYFEIFETARVENGEVTFLNDHLQRMKQAADYFLFNYDEKKIVKKINNELKTLDTKKVYRLKIILGKTGKVELQIQEFTQKKSVIKIILSKNKINSLNKFQYFKTTNRKLYDEEYNHYKAKGFFDVIYLNENENVSEGSITNIFIRKGNVIITPTLQCGILSGIYRKYFIRTHPETKEKRISLDDLLTADEIILTNSVRGVVKVDEFYLNEKEYVSYI, from the coding sequence AATTTCAGAAATCGTAAATAAAGTTTTATCAAAACCCTATTCGGCATTTTTTTATACTCCACCGATTTATCCAAATGCAAAATCATTTTTATTTGATAAACCATCAGAGATTCTGACTATTTATGGACTGAATGATTTTGAACCGATGCTATCAAAAGCAGATAAAAAGATTGCGAAAAATTTATTTGGTTATGCAACTCTCAATTATGAACTTGGTTATTTATTTGAACAAAGGTTACACAAATTTCTAAGAGAAGATAAACCACTCGCTCATTTAGTATTTTTTAATGATAAAAATGTTAAAGAGATAAATTCCGAATCCATAAAGTTATCTGCTGAACTAAATTTTATAGTTTCTGATTTTCATCTCAATACATCTAAAACTGAGTACATCAATTCAATAAGAAAAATTAAAAAGTACATTGCTGACGGTGATACTTATCAAATTAATTACACAGTAAAAGGTAAGTTCAATTTTGAAGGGGACATTGCTTCATTTCTCTCAAATTTGATTTTCAATCAGTCGGCAAAATATATTGCTATCATTAATCTTGCTGAAGAAATAATAATTTCAATCTCACCTGAATTGTTTTTCGAAACAAATTTGAGAAATATTATTACCAAACCGATGAAAGGAACGATTACTCGAGGAGTAAGCTATCAGGATGATCAGATGAAAAAACACGAGCTTGAAAACAGTATTAAAAATCAGGCAGAGAATGTTATGATTGTTGATTTGTTGAGAAATGATTTAGGTCGGATTTGTGAATTCGGTTCTGTTCAATCAACAAAGTTATTTGAAATTGAGAAATATGAATCATTGTATCAGATGATAAGTACAGTTAAAGGCAAGCTGAAGAAGTCTGTAAAGTTTTCGGAGATAATAAAAAATATTTTTCCGTGTGGTTCTGTTACAGGAGCACCAAAAATAAGAACGATGGAAATAATCAGAGAGCTTGAGAAGGAAGAAAGAGGAATCTATACAGGAGCAATCGGTTTGATGCTTGGGAAAAATCTTGTTTTCAATGTAGCAATCCGAACAATTCAGTTTAACCGTGAAATGAAAAATGGTACAATTGGTCTTGGAAGCGGAGTAGTTTGGGACAGCAAACCTGATAAAGAGTATAATGAAGTGTTGCTCAAAAGTAATTTTCTCATTAAGCCAGAACCTTACTTCGAGATTTTTGAAACTGCAAGAGTTGAAAATGGTGAAGTAACTTTTTTGAATGATCATCTTCAAAGAATGAAACAGGCAGCAGATTATTTTCTATTCAATTATGATGAAAAGAAAATTGTTAAGAAAATAAATAATGAACTCAAAACGCTTGACACAAAGAAAGTTTACCGGCTAAAAATAATTTTGGGTAAAACAGGAAAAGTTGAATTACAAATTCAGGAATTCACTCAGAAAAAATCAGTTATAAAGATCATTCTTTCAAAAAATAAAATTAACAGCTTAAATAAGTTTCAGTATTTCAAAACGACAAACAGAAAACTATATGATGAAGAATATAATCATTATAAAGCAAAGGGTTTCTTTGATGTAATTTATCTTAATGAAAATGAAAATGTTTCGGAAGGTTCAATCACAAATATTTTTATCAGGAAAGGTAATGTAATTATAACTCCAACTCTGCAATGTGGAATTTTGTCAGGCATTTACAGAAAGTATTTTATTCGTACTCATCCCGAAACAAAAGAAAAAAGAATTTCATTAGATGATTTACTAACTGCTGACGAAATAATCCTCACTAACTCTGTAAGAGGAGTAGTTAAAGTTGATGAGTTCTACCTGAATGAGAAGGAATATGTTTCATATATATAA